The genomic window GCTCAAGCCACGCGCCTTCCTGACTGTCTTCAACGCCTTCGCCAATGAGTTCCCAGCCGCCACCTATGGTTTTCCTCGAAAAACCAAGATGACAGCCCATTGCGCCCTATAGGGCTACAATCTATAGTGTTCATTTGGTGTTCTACGTTTTTGTGCCTTTACGGAAATCCGCATCGGCAGGTTCCGGCAAAGTCACGGAACCGCATCCGTGCTTGCGCACGAAGGCGTAAATCCGGTTTGGCGGTTCTGCGCTTTGGCGTGAAACCGCATTCGTGCATCATTGGATTTGTGGGATTGCCGACCATGCCGCAGCCACTCGCCACCGCCCCGGAGCGCGCGCAACTGCTCGCCAACGGCGAGGCCCGTGCCGCTGGCCGGGCCATCGACCCGGTGCCCGTGGTGCGGCTGTTCACGCCGGACGCGCATGTGACCTGGCTGCTGGCTGCGCTCGATCCCGCCGATGGCGATACCGCCTGGGGTCTCATCGACCTGGGAATCGGGATGCCGGCGCAGGGAACCGTCAAGCTGTCCGAGCTGGCCGGCATCGTCGGGCCGCGCCAGCAGCCCGTGCTGCGCGACCGCTATTTCCACCCCACGCGCACGCTGTCGGAGTACACCCGGCTGGCCGAGCGCGACGGCGCAATCCCGGACTGAATACGGCCGACTGTGACTTTTTCAGTCTGGCGTCATACCGGGCAGGTCTTAATCAGCATTCTTGCGGCGTAGCCCGACCAGTCTGATCCAAATAGACATGATGCCCAGCACGGGCTGCGGCAGGCTGGCCTGTGCAGCACTCCAAGTTCGGGGCGCTGCCGCCGCATCATTGAGACGAATATCGCAACACATCGGAGCCAATCGGTCTTGACAACCCCATTCGCCTTTTTAACCCATGACGCTCTGACGATGGCGATGTAGCGCGTAGTTCTTCCGTGGCGGCGAGTCCTGTTCGCAGGAGGAGGCGTCATGGTCAATCCTCATCACCTCGCGCATTGGTATCCGACTGCCGCATACCTGTATGTCTTTTGGCTGGATGCGCTCGCGCTCGCTTGGGAGTATTTGCGCAGGCATCCCGACTACCGGCTCGACTGGCTCCGCCGTCATCGCGGGCCAGACACGGCGCATCGCTGGGGTTTGCGCCTACTGGAAGACCCGGCGCTCGATGCGCGCGACGCGCATCCGGCCTGGCTGCCCGGCCATGCCGCCGTGGTGCAGCTCTACCCCGATGCCGATCCGCCACAGGATGCGGCGACCTTCGCGTTCTGGCGCATCCCCGGTCACAAGCAACTGCTCCATGACGGCAAAGGGCTGGCGCTGATCGCGCGCAGCCCAGGTCATTGCCTGCGCTTCGCGCTCGCGCCCGGCCTGGAAGACGGCATGGCCGTGGCCTATGCCCACCGCGGCGGGGCTGCCGCGCCTACGCGCGGTCATGCGCTCCAAGCGGCACTGGCGGCCGCCAAGCCCAGGCCGACACCTACCGCGCTGCTGGAACTGCACAGCTTGCAGGCGCTCGACGCGACCCTGGCGGGCGCGTCCTTGCGTGAAGTCGCGGAAGGACTGTTCGGCGTAGATGCCGCAGCCGATTGGTACAGCGATGGCGGGCTGCGCTCCAAGGTGCGCCGCCTGGTGCATCGCGGCGATGCGCTGATGCGCGGCGGCTACCGCCGATTAGCACAGCTTCCGCCGCTTGAGAAGGGTCGTTTTGATGTGGATGCAAAACGGCCCTGATCTAAAACCCCTCGCTTCTTGAGACTGCCTCCATCCGGTCGCGCTGTGTGGCCGGGCGCTTTCAACCGATGGAGGTTCACACCATGCGTCCCGCTCCCTTGCGGCCTGCCGCCACTGTCTCGACCGCTGCCGCGCAGCCCCAACGCTATCTCACCAACGACGAAGCGGCCGAATACCTGCGCCTGTCGCCGCGCACGCTGGAAAAGCAGCGCGTGATCGGCGGCGGCCCGCGCTTTCGCAAGTTCGGCCGCCGCGTCATGTACGCCGTGGCCGACCTCGATGCCTGGGCCGCCGACCGCAGTTTTGAGACGACCTCCGATCCCGAATACGCCGAGCACCACTCGGCCGACAGCCGTGCGCGCTGATCGGCGGCGCGCGGCAGGCCATCGCCATGTCCAGCTCCGCGCTGCCGTCCCGGCAGCGGCCGTTGCAGGAGCGCGAACAGCTCGACCTGTTCCGCGCCTTGCCCGGCGACATGGCGCCGCGCGACAGCCAGGACTTGATGGCCTATCCGTTCTTCTCGCTCGGCAAGTCCAAGCGGGTCAAGCCCATCGACTTCCGTGCGGGCAACGTGACGATCCGCGTGGAAGGCACGCAGGAGCA from Stenotrophomonas sp. 704A1 includes these protein-coding regions:
- a CDS encoding DUF2958 domain-containing protein produces the protein MPQPLATAPERAQLLANGEARAAGRAIDPVPVVRLFTPDAHVTWLLAALDPADGDTAWGLIDLGIGMPAQGTVKLSELAGIVGPRQQPVLRDRYFHPTRTLSEYTRLAERDGAIPD
- a CDS encoding DUF2285 domain-containing protein — translated: MVNPHHLAHWYPTAAYLYVFWLDALALAWEYLRRHPDYRLDWLRRHRGPDTAHRWGLRLLEDPALDARDAHPAWLPGHAAVVQLYPDADPPQDAATFAFWRIPGHKQLLHDGKGLALIARSPGHCLRFALAPGLEDGMAVAYAHRGGAAAPTRGHALQAALAAAKPRPTPTALLELHSLQALDATLAGASLREVAEGLFGVDAAADWYSDGGLRSKVRRLVHRGDALMRGGYRRLAQLPPLEKGRFDVDAKRP
- a CDS encoding helix-turn-helix transcriptional regulator codes for the protein MRPAPLRPAATVSTAAAQPQRYLTNDEAAEYLRLSPRTLEKQRVIGGGPRFRKFGRRVMYAVADLDAWAADRSFETTSDPEYAEHHSADSRAR